In Candidatus Epulonipiscium viviparus, one DNA window encodes the following:
- a CDS encoding beta-galactosidase yields MKKFIAGLAVALCTTPAFAGSVEHDFYIDTDLNYYGSSMGADAQQKLAEFKVMVDQARDSGIEVTREETVIEAAELFIKGATWDQANTAAIKQTYEKLWFAKPNAAELAKNMPSYQFFQVYEMLEEAQATLEKVIDGTYTRRDVPQIDWTQVHLDGSNYTYDGNVVFPFNYTWEDNSMGGNLLGNADSGYIDFGITFKSATTLNTPKLDERLFNQNPNISSFMLGHKNITPFMKAAHPEATAKGFSDYVAYDRNDPAMLDYLKRMIDVAVTTNAELGRNLDLGYTLANEPHWVSAQGEWYVNQGKEGNISAITMQKFRNYLATVYSDIASLNANWNTNFADFSSVELEVPLDPAIEGTPPWYDYITFHKKDVTEFFTFMHNEILAIDPSAQTSIKLIPEYFINTKTASGLDFEALTELTTLIGDDSGISQHRARDIGADLWWDDVYAYDWITMALPYDFMWSVAPNKAHVNTENHIISRTLWIDIKMNPQLARSAYWLQSILGLDASQFWVWGRSADGALNLQKLGSALLGSSSQLPAVTNEIAQTAHDLNAFGAEVAALQSRKRPIRIFHSETTVTVESSKVDSVKAIHEKMYFSEAGVGFVTPNIIAKQDNDDWSTILVYDTPYVTDAEFEALQNYLDNGGNVIIDEASLKFNEYKVPRTTTLVGDLTIVSTDDDTLSNMHAEAFEVLVAQGTNPVITATEANGFDQKTAFIATAPLSENEYVMSITQLGKNPGKITLSATNGKKIASVVDLFTGQKLSTIILRPENMKFLKVILN; encoded by the coding sequence AGGTGCCACATGGGATCAGGCAAATACTGCAGCTATTAAACAAACTTACGAAAAGCTTTGGTTCGCAAAACCCAATGCCGCGGAGCTTGCTAAAAATATGCCGTCTTACCAATTTTTTCAAGTATACGAAATGCTAGAAGAAGCCCAGGCAACGCTAGAAAAGGTAATAGATGGCACCTACACAAGACGCGATGTCCCTCAAATCGACTGGACCCAAGTGCATTTGGATGGTAGCAATTATACATATGATGGCAACGTGGTATTTCCTTTTAACTACACCTGGGAAGATAATTCTATGGGCGGCAATTTGTTGGGGAATGCCGATTCGGGATATATCGATTTTGGCATTACGTTCAAAAGTGCCACCACTCTGAACACTCCTAAACTTGATGAGAGATTGTTCAACCAAAATCCTAACATCTCCTCGTTTATGCTAGGACACAAAAACATTACTCCATTTATGAAAGCGGCACATCCTGAGGCAACAGCAAAAGGTTTTAGCGACTATGTGGCTTATGATCGAAACGACCCTGCCATGCTAGATTACCTGAAGCGAATGATCGATGTTGCTGTTACCACAAATGCCGAACTTGGCCGCAATCTGGATTTAGGGTATACACTAGCAAATGAACCGCACTGGGTCTCTGCTCAAGGAGAATGGTATGTCAACCAAGGCAAGGAGGGAAATATTTCTGCTATCACTATGCAAAAGTTTAGAAATTATTTGGCAACTGTTTATTCTGATATCGCATCGTTAAACGCGAACTGGAACACAAACTTCGCAGACTTTTCAAGTGTCGAGTTGGAGGTGCCTCTCGATCCTGCCATAGAAGGAACCCCGCCTTGGTATGATTACATCACCTTCCACAAAAAAGATGTTACCGAATTTTTTACGTTTATGCATAACGAAATTTTGGCTATTGACCCCTCTGCTCAAACATCTATTAAGCTGATTCCAGAATATTTTATCAACACCAAAACTGCTTCGGGGCTAGATTTTGAAGCCCTCACAGAACTCACCACTCTTATCGGTGATGACTCTGGAATTTCACAGCATCGGGCACGAGACATAGGTGCGGATCTCTGGTGGGACGACGTTTATGCATATGACTGGATCACTATGGCATTGCCTTACGATTTTATGTGGTCGGTCGCACCTAATAAGGCACACGTCAATACCGAAAATCACATCATTAGCCGTACCCTATGGATCGACATTAAGATGAATCCGCAACTTGCGCGCTCTGCGTATTGGCTTCAATCTATATTGGGACTGGATGCTAGCCAATTTTGGGTGTGGGGTCGATCTGCAGACGGAGCGTTAAATTTACAAAAATTGGGTTCTGCCCTTCTCGGAAGCTCTAGCCAGCTGCCTGCTGTCACCAACGAAATTGCCCAGACTGCTCATGATCTCAATGCATTTGGCGCCGAAGTTGCCGCTCTGCAATCACGTAAACGCCCTATCCGGATTTTTCACTCCGAAACTACGGTAACTGTTGAGAGCTCTAAAGTAGATTCTGTAAAGGCAATTCACGAAAAAATGTATTTCTCCGAAGCTGGTGTGGGCTTTGTAACTCCAAACATTATTGCCAAGCAAGACAATGACGACTGGTCTACAATTTTGGTTTATGATACGCCATATGTAACAGACGCAGAGTTTGAAGCGCTACAGAATTATTTAGATAACGGTGGCAATGTTATTATCGATGAGGCAAGTCTCAAGTTTAACGAGTATAAAGTACCGCGAACCACAACACTCGTTGGCGATCTCACAATTGTTTCCACCGATGACGATACATTATCTAACATGCATGCCGAAGCATTTGAAGTGCTCGTCGCGCAAGGTACAAATCCGGTCATTACTGCCACAGAGGCAAATGGCTTTGATCAAAAAACTGCATTCATCGCCACTGCACCTTTATCAGAAAATGAGTACGTCATGAGCATTACTCAGCTTGGCAAAAATCCTGGCAAGATTACGCTTTCTGCCACCAATGGAAAAAAAATCGCATCTGTTGTAGACTTATTTACTGGTCAAAAACTCTCTACCATTATATTGCGTCCCGAAAACATGAAATTTTTGAAGGTTATTTTAAATTAA
- a CDS encoding sulfatase, whose amino-acid sequence MKPNILIVLADQQRYDTIGELGFNHMITPNFDRLAKEGCSFTYAHSHNPVCMPARHDLLTGMTGRAHGYFQNAGGKPMKDYGIPTLPRILSQNGYRTASIGKMHFFPVKEHHGYGDRLTMEEIPKLLEDDDYAMFLKANGDGHVQNIHGVRPLAYHTPQQSLVKDENYETAWVENQTINWLEQNGDNPFFLFVGYIKPHPPWNIPAKYQGIYQDAAIPAAIPKARYYPEDPNHNSWYGDDDSNAQLRKHQEAYYTAVSMVDESFGKIIEHLRTTGKLDNTLVIYTSDHGEMLGDRGYYSKSVPYESAVRIPLLVRYPEVFEPGTTNEDFVDLLDILPTCLDVAGVKYPQCDYKLYGSSIADTAAGKNRQIITASNGYINKNRWVMARNKDYKYIYNFNQGYEEMYYLALDPHETNNIIDSLRGGDAYNMLKTAAIAYESAEGPDGAVVNGNFTKSDNQRNVGFENGKYHKWCNDQFQTFQRVDKEEFGATFVSEIKTALSNKDFSACTVTEIFNHPDWINWFDIGFHKHGKYANWRSELFI is encoded by the coding sequence ATGAAGCCTAATATATTAATTGTTTTAGCAGATCAACAACGATATGACACCATCGGCGAACTCGGTTTTAACCACATGATTACTCCCAATTTCGATCGACTTGCCAAGGAGGGATGCTCCTTTACTTATGCTCACTCTCACAATCCCGTTTGTATGCCAGCCAGGCACGATCTCCTAACTGGAATGACTGGCCGAGCTCACGGCTACTTTCAAAATGCTGGTGGCAAACCCATGAAAGATTATGGCATTCCCACATTGCCTCGCATTTTATCTCAAAACGGATACCGCACCGCTTCTATCGGCAAGATGCATTTCTTTCCGGTAAAGGAACACCACGGCTACGGCGATCGCCTTACCATGGAAGAAATTCCCAAATTACTAGAAGATGATGATTACGCTATGTTTTTGAAAGCAAACGGCGATGGGCATGTTCAGAATATTCATGGTGTGCGTCCACTTGCTTATCACACTCCGCAACAGTCCCTCGTTAAAGACGAAAATTATGAAACTGCTTGGGTAGAAAATCAAACGATCAACTGGCTAGAGCAAAATGGCGACAACCCGTTTTTCCTATTTGTTGGATATATCAAACCACACCCGCCGTGGAATATTCCGGCAAAATATCAGGGAATCTATCAAGACGCTGCCATCCCTGCGGCAATTCCTAAAGCTCGCTATTATCCCGAAGACCCAAATCACAACAGCTGGTATGGCGATGACGATAGCAACGCTCAACTTCGAAAGCATCAGGAGGCATATTATACGGCCGTGTCCATGGTCGATGAAAGCTTCGGCAAAATTATCGAACATCTAAGGACGACGGGCAAACTTGATAACACATTAGTAATTTACACTAGTGACCACGGCGAAATGCTTGGCGACCGCGGCTATTATAGCAAAAGCGTGCCATACGAAAGCGCTGTTAGAATTCCTTTGCTAGTTAGATATCCCGAAGTATTTGAGCCGGGCACTACCAACGAAGATTTTGTAGATTTGCTAGACATCTTGCCTACCTGCCTTGACGTTGCAGGCGTTAAATATCCCCAGTGCGACTACAAGCTGTACGGCTCTTCTATTGCAGACACCGCTGCTGGAAAAAATCGCCAAATCATTACCGCAAGCAACGGATATATCAACAAAAATAGATGGGTTATGGCTCGTAACAAAGATTACAAATATATTTATAATTTCAATCAGGGTTACGAAGAAATGTATTACTTGGCATTAGACCCACACGAAACCAACAATATTATCGACTCCTTACGAGGTGGTGATGCGTACAACATGCTAAAAACAGCTGCCATCGCATATGAATCTGCAGAAGGGCCAGATGGCGCGGTAGTCAATGGCAACTTTACCAAAAGTGACAATCAACGCAACGTAGGCTTTGAAAATGGCAAATATCACAAGTGGTGTAACGACCAGTTCCAAACATTTCAACGAGTGGATAAAGAAGAGTTTGGCGCAACTTTTGTTTCGGAAATTAAAACTGCATTATCAAATAAAGACTTCTCAGCTTGTACTGTAACCGAAATTTTTAACCACCCCGACTGGATCAATTGGTTCGATATCGGATTTCACAAACACGGCAAATATGCAAATTGGCGTTCAGAATTATTTATATAA